In Megalobrama amblycephala isolate DHTTF-2021 linkage group LG9, ASM1881202v1, whole genome shotgun sequence, the sequence CCCGGTCAAGCGCTTTCTTTAAAACTAAAAGCGGTATTTTTTCTTCATCTCTATCCTTTGTCTCAACTTCGAAATGCTCATTCTGACTGAGTTTATACGACCGGACATTATTTACTGTCGTATCAGCATCTCGCGCTGCCTGTATTTGGAAACGTGTCCCTGTGGGTGTGTGTTCCGCAATCTCAAAATGCTGCTCCTCTTCTGTAAATGTGGGTGAATTATCATTAACATCGGTTATCTGTACTCCAACGTAATGTATTTCCAATGGATCTTCGACTACCATTTTTAGATTAATCAAGCATGCGCCATTTCCATCACACAGTTCCTCTCTGTCAATGTTCTTATGGACATATAAGACGCCATTGTTTTGATTTACCTGAAAAAGAGCATCCTTTGATCCAGACACGATACGAAATCTCCTGTTAACTAAAGTGCTGACATCAAGGCCAAGATCCTTAGCAATATGTCCTACAACGGATCCTTCTTTCAATTCTTCTGGAATAGAGTATCTTATCTGCGCCGAAACCTGCTGTCCAAAACACAGAAGCAAGGAGAAACACAAAGCAATCCACCAGTAGTCCCATTTGCGCCTTTGTTCTCTGGCTTCCATGGCGAATGATTACCGAGACACTGCCAGAAATATATCCTCGGCGATTACAAACAACGCTATATCATATAATTGATCTGCGTAATGCAAAATATTTAAACGAAAACCTTAATAAACACGGAGGACAGATCGCACCTTTTCAGATCGCACCATCCCCATGGATAAGGACAATACAAGACTGCGTGTCATCATTATGGGCCGGACTTAAAACTGGAAAACAAAAATTAGAGCAACACTGACACCGAGTGGAGCATTAGAAGTTACCTCGTTTCCATTTTCAATTTGCAGAataattaacacacacacacacacacacacacacacacacacacacacacatatatatatatatatatatatatatatatatgattcaCGTTGCACGACAAACAGCtcctcttaaaaaaaataaaaataaaataaaaaatgcacgCGCTTTAATAATGCTCAACACATTGAGTTTCGTTGAGTGcagaaaaacaaatatattaacctttttcacatttaaataaatccCAATTAAAACCTtcaaaaatactataaaaacaTCCTTACCTCTCCAGAGTCTCTCCTCCTGCGATCTGGTATCACTAGAGTATTTCTATTACTGCCTGGTGCAATTGTAGAACCGATACTCATTCTGGGTCCAACTAACATGTACCGTTTGTCTCCAGATCTGTACTGGATGCTGTGACACAGAGTCCCGTCGTAATTTGTGTCCTGCAAATACTTGGACGAATAGTCTGTAGATTTGGAGCACTGCATTACAATCAACACGATGATGCTGATGACAAAAAGCACTGAAACCGAGCCCAAAGTGATGATCAAATAAAACGTCACGTCGTTTTCCTCCTCGTCTTTTACTGCGTTTTTCACATCAGAAGCGGCAAAAGCCTCTTTGGGCTCCACAACTTTGACAATCACAGTCGCTGTTGCTGAGAGCGAAACGTTCCCATTGTCTTTGACCAGTATGAGCAGTTTATGCTGGGCCTCGTCTGTTTCTGTGAATGAGCGAAGGGTCCTTATCTGTCCTGTATAGCGGTCCAAACCAAAGAGACTGTGCTCACTAACTTCCTGCAGTGAAAACAATAACCAGCCGTTGTATCCTATATCTGCGTCATAGGCTCTGACTTTAGTCACCAAATGACCTGCGTTCACATTACGGGGAATCTCTTCCACACCCTCAGCAGAACCGTTAGCGCTGACTGGATATAAGATCACTGGAACGTTGTCGTTCTGATCCAGAATAAACACGTTCACAGTCACGTTACTGCTCAGAGACGGACTTCCAGAGTCTGTAGCGAGCACATGAAACTGGAACGTTTTGGTCGTTTCAAAATCAAAACTTTTTAGTGCATAAATAATTCCCGTTTCTGAATTAATGTTTAGAAAAGATGTCAAATCACCTTGATTTAGGTGATATGCTATTGCAGCATTTTCGTTTAAGTCTTTATCAAAAGCAGTAACAGAGAATATAGAAGCACCAGGgacattgttttcatataaataaagctcaaaAGTGTTCTGGGTAAACTGTGGGGAGTTGTCATTCACATCAGAGACctgtatatttaatattttaaaagaagacAGCGGTGGCTGTCCTAAGTCAGTGGCTGTTACAGTGATTTCATAGCTTGAAGTAACTTCTCTATCTAAACGTCCCTTTGTCACTAATGAATACATATTCTCTTTAAATGATGATTTCAGCTCAAAGGGCATATTTTCAGGTAATGTACAAATGACTCTGCCATTGACACCAGAGTCCTTGTCTGAAACGCTTATTAAGGCTATGGCCGTTCCAGGATTCGCATTTTCAGATATAACACTAGAAAGTGATGTTATCTCAATTTCAGGAGAGTTATCATTAACATCTGTGACTTTAATGCTAAGTTCTGCTTCAGCTATCAGGGGAGGCTGGCCTTTATCAGACGCCTGCACATCTAATTTAAATACACCAGTTTCCTCAAAGTCTATGTTCCCTTTAACTTGTAATTCGCCCGTGTTCTTGTCAAGCGTAAACAGGTCGTGGATTTTTCCATCCAAATTTTCTCCTAACAAGTACTCGATTTCGCCATTCATTCCTTTATCTAAATCAGTTGCGTTGATTTTAATCACGACAGTGCCCAGAGGTGCGTTTTCCAGGATTGTTGCAGAATATGAGTCGCGGCTGAATACTGGACGATTATCATTTATATCCAAGACAATAACGGTGATATTCAGAGTCCCTGATTTCGGTGGATTTCCACCATCTGTGGCTGTCAGTGTGAGTCTATGCTTGCCTTGCCTTTCTCTGTCCAGCGCTttctttaaaactaaaaatggtATTTTTGTTTCATGCCTTTCCCGAACGTCGATATCAAACAGCTCATTCTGACTTAATTTATAATATCGAACCGTATTCATTCCCAGATCAGGATCTCTGGCCGTTTGGACTTGAAAGCGCGTTCCCAAAAGCGTATGCTCAGCTATTTCAAATTGCTGCTCAGATCTCGGGAAAATGGGTGGATTATCGTTTACATCAGATATTTCAACTTCTATGTAATGCACCTCTAAGGGGTCTTCAACAACGCATTTCAAACTTATCGAACAAACAGCGTTTCCATCACAAAGCTTCTCTCTGTCGATTCTCTTATTGACATACAGTTCCCCATTGTTCTGATTTACCTGGAAAAGCGCATCATCAGGTCCAGAAACAATACGAAACCGTCGGTGCGCCAAATTGCTGACATCAAGGTTTAAATCCTTAGCAATATTTCCCACAACAGATCCTTCTTTCACTTCCTCCGGGACATTGTATTTTATCTGTGCAGTACCCAGATTCCCGAAGCACAAGAGCAAAGAGAGAGTAATCCACCAGCTCGGCCGTCTGCTCCATTGTCCTCCGACATCCATTGCAAAATATTTTCGAATTACAAATGCTCTGCCCATGAAACACTGTATTTTCCTATTCCAATCTCTGGTATCGTGTGCATTATCGAAAAACGACATGCGATGAAATTACTAGTTACCACTGCTTTAAACGCACAGTTATACTGCCCGTCTCTCTGCACAAAACACTGTTCTGTTTCTCATTAGCTGACGCCTGATGGGGTTGGGTTTGCTATAATACAATAACTTAGAGTAACACTGACACCATGTGGAGTGgatttgtttttgcacaaaaaaactcAGGTGTGtacacttgaaaaaaaaaaaaaaaaattggtgtagaaagaattttcattcagaaatgtATACAAGTTTAATTCAATGTATTACTCAAATGCTAGAGTAACAGTGACATCAAGCGCTCTACAGAAAGAATAgtcctcaaaaacatttaagcacatttatgtacaaaacaacttaaaaattatatttagtgGCACAATGTTGCGTCGTTTCATAAATTGCatgaataacacaaaataacttGTTTAGATGCATGTTTGAGCACTATAAAGccacttttaatgcatttgaaACCCAGGCCATGCCAAGGGAACCGCAACTAATTTCAGCACCAGGGCAGTGGACAGCTCCCTGTCACTACTTCGAATATCAataaatgtttagatatttggatAAGTACTATGCACATGCTTTCTTTTATAAGCAATGAAAAGAACTTATTAACTTAGAATCAGTTATATGATAACATATTTTGTAGCATGTAGGTGAAGATGTACGAGTTAAATAATTGTATACAAAAAAAGAATAGAAATAAATCACAAGAAATAGAAAATTAATCCGCCATCTTACCTCTCCAGAATCTCTCCTCCTGCGATCTGGTATCACTAGTGTATTTCCATTACTGCCCGGGACTATAGTAGAACCGATACTCATTCTGGGTCCAACTAACATGTACCGTTTGTCTCCAGATCTGTACTGGATGCTGTGACACAGAGTCCCGTCGTAATTTGTGTCCTGTAAATACTTAGACGAATAGTCTGTAGATTTGGAGCACTGCATTACAATCAACACGATGATGCTGATGACAAAAAGCACCGAAACCGAGCCCAAAGTGATGATCAAATAAAACGTCACGTCGTTTTCCTCCTCGTCTTTTACTGCGTTTTTCACATCAGAAGCTGCAAAAGCCTCTTTGGGCTCCACAACTTTGACAATCACAGTCGCTGTTGCTGAGAGTGAAACGTTCCCATTGTCTTTGACCAGTATGAGCAGTTTATGCTGGGCCTCGTCTGTTTCTGTGAATGAGCGAAGGGTCCTTATCTGTCCTGTATAGCGGTCCAAACCAAAGAGACTGTGCTCACTAACTTCCTGCAGTGAAAACAATAACCAGCCGTTGTATCCTATATCTGCGTCATAGGCTCTGACTTTAGTCACCAAATGACCTGCGTTCACATTACGGGGAATCTCTTCCACACCCTCAGCAGAACCGTTAGCGCTGACTGGATATAAGATCACTGGAACGTTGTCGTTCTGATCCAGAATAAACACGTTCACAGTCACGTTACTGCTCAGAGACGGACTTCCAGAGTCTGAAGCGAGTACTTGGAACTGGAACGTTTTGGTGGTTTCAAAATCAAAACTTTTCAGTGCATAAATCGCGCCTGTCTCAGAATTAATATTCAGAAACGATGTCATGTCACTTTGTGTCCCATTTCCTTTAATAATCTGATATGAAATcacagagttttcatttaggTCTTTGTCAAAAGCACTCAGCGTGAGAATGGGCGCGCCTGCAGCATTGTTTTCAATCATATATAATTCTATGGGATTTAGGCTAAATTCAGGTGGGTTATCATTAACATCTGACACCTGCACGCTCAGAGTTTTATATGAGGACAGTGGAGGCTGACCCAAGTCAGTCGCTGTTATTGTAATTTCATAATGTGATACAGTTTCACGGTCCAGGTTTCTTTTAGTCACTAACGAATACATGTTTTCCTGAACTGATGGTTTTACTTCAAACGGAACATTTTCTGAGAGAGAGCACACAACTTTTCCATTAACACCAGTGTCTCTGTCAGTAACACTAATGAGTGAAATTACAGTGCCAGGCTTCGAATCTTCAGGTACAACGTTCGATAGTGACGTCACATCAATGGTCGGCTTATTATCATTTATGTCAagtatttttataattactCTGCAGTCAGTAGTCAAAGGCGGTTGCCCATTGTCAGACGCCTGTATATCCAACTTATAAACATTGTTCTTTTCAAAGTCCACCTCTCCTATTACACGAATTTCACCTGTTAATCTATCCAAgctaaaaatatgaaacatgTTCTGGTTGTTAGCCCCTCCAAAGGAGTAAGACACTTCACCATTTGGACCGTAATCAGAATCACTTGCAAGAATTTTCATTACTAAAGTTCCATTTTGCACGTTTTCATGCAGTGTTGAAGAATAAACATCTTGACTAAATACAGGACGGTTGTCATTCACATCAAGAACAAGCACTGTTATGTTCAGTGATCCCGACCTTTGCGGATTGCCACCATCTATTGCTGTTAATGTTAAATTGTGTTCAGCTTTGTGTTCACGGTCAAGAGGTTTTTGTAAAACCAGAAAAGGCAATTTATCTTCTCCCCTgtctcttatttctaaatcaaAATGCTCATTTTGACTTAATTTATACAAGCGCACAGAATTCACTCCACTATCAGGGTCATTCGCAGCTTGTAGCTGAAAACGCGTTCCTTGAAACGTGTTTTCAGAAATTTCTAATCGCTTCTCTTTTTCTGTGAATGTAGGCGCGTGATCATTTACATCAGTTATCTCAACGACAATATAATGGATCTCGAGTGGATTTTCCACTACTATTTTTAGGTTAATCAAGCATGCTCCAGTACTATCACACAGCTCTTCTCTGTCTATTTTTCTTTGAACATATAAGACACCATTGTTCTGATTTACCACGAAAAGCGCTTCGTCTGATCCAGACACGATACGGAACCGTCTGTCCATCAAAGTACTGGCATCAAGTCCCAAATCCTTGGCGATATTTCCTACAATAGATCCCTCTTTTACCTCCTCTGGAATAGAGTATCTTATTTGAGCTGAAAGCTGCTGCCCAAAGCACAGAAGAAAACAGATAATCATCCACCAGTGCTCCCTTTTGAGCCTTTGTCTTCCAGCTTCCATTGCGAACGATAAGGAAATCCAGACGTAAATGCAACTACCTGGTTAGatcatacatatatattcatcTTAACCGAACAAACAAAAGCGAAGCACGAAACGGCGTTATGCAGTTCTGTCTTTGGCCGTCTTCAAACAAAAATCATCCTCCCTTTGCGTTAAACATCCTGCATAATACAAACTAGAATATGGGGGCAGGGCGAAGAGACGCTTTCCCTGTACAACAATGACACCATGAGGTTTGTGAAGAACGTCGCACATAAGCAAAACCGCTCAGAAATAACAAATAAAGACGTATTACCCTCTCTTATCAAAATAGATTACAGCGATTTTAAACATGGTTATATCTGTGTATTTTGTCTGTAGAGTGgatttattttataaacaatCAACAGCAACACCGACCATCATAATTAACTGATCACCAATTTCATCATAACGCTGCTGAATTACGGAGCAGGTGCAATAACCCATTATTTCAGAACCAATAAGTTGCACAGCGCCTCTCGCcaagaaaacaaatatttatgaaCAGGTCTGTCCTTAGGCTACTAAAATAACATGACATGATATAACGAGACTAATGAAGTTTTGATGCTCAGAACGCGTAAAGTGAATTAATTCAATCTGCTAGGTTAATTCCAAGATATGACAAGAGACAACAGTTGGAATGTGCATATGTatctttgaaaaaaagaaaagaaaagaaaaagtagACTGTGAGTGACCTGAAGCTCTCTGTCAAgcaatttagttaatttaaagATGGCAATTTTGTCTCTTCttcattttcaaaataatcaGTTTGGCTCAATTTATAAAATTGAAAAACAGAATTCATGCAGTCATCCTCTCCTTCTTGAAACTTAACTTATAACATGGAAACGCTGATTTTGCTATTTCTTACAGCACATGTTTATCAGACAATTTAACAACAGGGTTTAACAACAGCTTTAGACGTATCAAACAAGCAACAATTGCATTACACAATTCATCGATCTAATAAAATGATtcgtgggggaaaaaaattcaGAACATTTGCTTGAATATCAAGGAACTAATCCCTTATTTATTTGTACTTATGTGGTCATGTTCAAAGAGCAATTAGTGCGTCCCTGTGTTTTTCTTAAAAATTTAAAAGGGTAAAAAAAACGCCAGTCTTACCTCTCCAGAATCTCTCCTCCTGCGATCTGGTATCACTAGAGTATTCCTATTACTGCCTGGTGCAATTGTAGAACCGATACTCATTCTGGGTCCAACTAACATGTACCGTTTGTCTCCAGATCTGTACTGGATGCTGTGACACAGAGTCCCGTCGTAATTTGTGTCCTGCAAATACTTGGACGAATAGTCTGTAGATTTGGAGCACTGCATTACAATCAACACGATGATGCTGATGACAAAAAGCACTGAAATCGAGCCCAAAGTGATGATCAAATAAAACGTCACGTCGTTTTCCTCCTCGTCTTTTGCTGCGTTTTTCACATCAGAAGCTGCAAAAGCCTCTTTGGGCTCCACAACTTTGACGATCACAGTCGCTGTTGCTGAGAGTGAAACGTTCCCATTGTCTTTGACCAGAATGAGCAGTTTATGCTGGGCCTCGTCTGTTTCTGTGAATGAGCGAAGGGTCCTTATCTGTCCTGTATAGCGGTCCAAACCAAAGAGACTGTGCTCACTAACTTCCTGCAGTGAAAACAATAACCAGCCGTTGTATCCTATATCTGCGTCATAGGCTCTGACTTTAGTCACCAAATGACCTGCGTTCACATTACGGGGAATCTCTTCCACACCCTCAGCAGAACCGTTAGCGCTGACTGGATATAAGATCACTGGAACGTTGTCGTTCTGATCCAGAATAAACACGTTCACAGTCACGTTACTGCTCAGAGACGGACTTCCAGAGTCTGTAGCGAGTACATGGAACTGGAACGTTTTGGTCGTTTCAAAGTCGAAACTTTTAAGCGCATGTATATGTCCATTGTCTGAATTCACATTGAGGAAGGACGACATGTGACCTTTTGCTCCATCTTCTCTTATTATTTGATAGGTTATTGCAGCATTTTCATTCATATCTCTATCGGAGGCGCTAACAGAGTATATGGATGCTCCTGGGGGGTTATTTTCCATTAAATACAGTTCTAAAGGATTATGAGGAAATTCTGGAACATTGTCGTTCACATCTGATATCTGCACCTTCAGTGTTTTGATTGATGACAGAGGGGGCTGACCAAGATCTGTAGCTGTTATTGTGACATCATATCGAGAAACGAGCTCTCTATCTAACTTTGCATTCGTCACAAGAGAGTACATATTTTCTTTGAATGATGTCTTCAGTTCAAAAGGAACATTGTCAGATATTCTACAAACAACTTTACCATTGACGCCCGAATCTTTATCAGTAATACTAACAAGTGAAATGACCGTTCCTGGTTTGGAATCTTCGGGAACTACATCAGACAGCGAGGTTACGTCTATCTCTGGTGCATTATCATTTTCgtcaatcattttaataataattctaCAGTTGCTTGTCTTCGGTGGCTGGCCTTTATCTGACGCCATAACACCGAAtctataaacattatttttctcaAAATCCAAATGGCCCTTCACCCTAATCTCACCAGTGTTGTCCAAATCAAAGGTGTCGTAAATCTGTTTTTCTATATTCTTCGCAAATGAATAAACAATTTCGCCATTCTGACCTTCATCTAAATCAGTGGCATTTAATTTAATGACAAGAGTACCAACAGGAGCGTTTTCTTGCAGTGTGACAGAATAAAGTTCTTGGCTGAATTTTGGCCTGTTATCATTATCATCCAGCACCGTGACATTAATAACAATACTCCCTGATCGTGGTGGATTCCCGCCGTCAACAGCAGTCAGTATAAGACTGTGAGTGACCTGACGCTCCCTGTCAAGTAATTTACGTAATTTCAAGACGGGGACTTTTTTCTCTCCCCCGTTTTCGCGAAACTCGAGTTCAAAATAGTCGGTTTGGCTCAGCTTATAAAAACGAACAGAATTCACGCCTGAATCAGGGTCCTGTGCTTCATGCAACTGAAAGTCCTCGCCCGGTAGGGTTGATTCTGCTATTTCTAAAAGGACATCTTTATAAGCAAAAGCGGGTGCATGGTCATTTACATCGGTAATTTCTACTTCTACATAATGAACTTCAAGTGGATTTTCAACAACAGTTTTGAGACTTATCAAGCAAGCATCAGTTCCATCACACAGCTCCTCTCTGTCGATTTGCTTTTCCACATACAAAATGCCATTGTTCTGATTTACCTGGAAAAGACCGTCATTTGATCCAGACACAATACGGAACCGTCTGTCAATTAATGTACTGACATCAAGACCCAAATCCTTTGCAATATTTCCCACAATCGATCCATCTTTTACCTCTTCTGGAATACTGTATCTTATCTGCGCTGAGACCTGCTGTCCGAGGCATAGTAGAAAACAGAAACACAGAGAAATCCGCCAGTACTCCCATCTGCGCCTTTGTTCTCCAACATCCATGCTGAAAACCGTCGTCGGAGGAACAAGTGTAAAATTGTTTTCCTTACAATTACCGCATAAATCTTAAATGCTTCGAGGAAGAATTTGAGAACATCTTTTGCTCGAATATCGCGGAATCCCTTGTATGTATACGTCCAGACTAAAAGAGCATCAGTGCGTTCTAGGCTGGGTTAAAAACCAGTGTGACGCAAACCAGATCCTGACTCAAACAACGTTTCCTTGTGTTATACTGACACCATGAGGTCCGCTGCAACATGTCAATATTTTAAACACAGCAGAGAGCAAATGTTTGATAAATTTGGAAGAtatgattttattaaattaatattaatatatacatatacctGACTTCTAAAAACTacatatatgatatataaatataaatataaatataatatcaaAAGGACAGACAATTTCAGTACCACGGACAGTTCCGCACGTATCAATAGCTGTGACTGCCATGAactcattttattcattttgtgtAACTTCACTAAATACGGAGTGGAATAGTGTCGATAACTATATTTTTGTCTAAGaaacaaaatagaaaaattaTGATAATGTAACTGCAATGCAACATTTGCAACAATGCAAGACCGAATTCAATGGCATTCAATACCTCAGAGATCACAAACAAATGTTGCAGAGAGACGATAAATAAGGGGCAGATCTTACCGAGCATAGATATTCAGTAAAAATATAGATGTACCGTTTGCTGTGACAGAGTTTATTTGAGTCcaataaaataattgtgatATTCTTAATATAGCATTGTTTTATTCCAACAATGATTAGAAGAGGAGATAGTTTTGTTCCACTACAGAGATTCGTAAATCAACATATAAAATCGTTTACAAATCTACCTTGACATAAAAAAGctcaatattttataaataatcaaAACAGCCATGCCAAAACAAACCCTGAGAAGTCAACACGAGTCAGGGGTGAATGAACACGCCAAAGAACTTCCGatacaaataatacatttaaatcaaagagtgcataaaaaataaatccgcCATCTTACCTCTCCAGAATCTCTCCTCCTGCGATCTGGTATCACTAGTGTATTTCCATTACTGCCCGGGACTATAGTAGAACCGATACTCATTCTGGGTCCAACTAACATGTACCGTTTGTCTCCAGATCTGTACTGGATGCTGTGACACAGAGTCCCGTCGTAATTTGTGTCCTGTAAATACTTGGACGAATAGTCTGTAGATTTGGAGCACTGCATTACAATCAACACGATGATGCTGATGACAAAAAGCACTGAAACCGAGCCCAAAGTGATGATCAAATAAAACGTCACGTCGTTTTCCTCCTCGTCTTTTACTGCGTTTTTCACATCAGAAGCTGCAAAAGCCTCTTTGGGCTCCACAACTTTCACAATCACAGTCGCTGTTGCTGAGAGTGAAACGTTCCCATTGTCTTTGACCAGTATGAGCAGTTTATGCTGGGCCTCGTCTGTTTCTGTGAATGAGCGAAGGGTCCTTATCTGTCCTGTATAGCGGTCCAAACCAAAGAGACTGTGCTCACTAACTTCCTGCAGTGAAAACAATAACCAGCCGTTGTATCCTATATCTGCGTCATAGGCTCTGACTTTAGTCACCAAATGACCTGCGTTCACATTACGGGGAATCTCTTCCACACCCTCAGCAGAACCGTTAGCGCTGACTGGATATAAGATCACTGGAACGTTGTCGTTCTGATCCAGAATAAACACGTTCACAGTCACGTTACTGCTCAGAGACGGACTTCCAGAGTCTGAAGCGAGTACATGAAACTGGAACGTTTTGGTCGTTTCAAAGTCGAAACTTTTAAGCGCATGTATATGTCCATTGTCTGAATTCACATTGAGGAAGGACGACATGTGACCTTTTGCTCCATCTTCTCTTATTATTTGATAGGTTATTGCAGCATTTTCATTCATATCTCTATCGAAGGCGCTAACAGAGTATATGGATGCTCCTGGGGGGTTATTTTCCATTAAATACAGTTCTAAAGGATTATGAGGAAATTCTGGAACGTTGTCGTTCACATCTGATATCTGCACTTTCAGTGTTTTGATTGAGGACAGAGGGGGCTGACCAAGATCTGTGGCTGTTATTGTGACATCATATCGAGAAACGAGCTCTCTATCTAACTTTGAATTCGTCACAAGAGAGTACATATTTTCTTTGAATGATGGCTTCAGTTCAAAAGGAACATTGTCAGATATTCTACAAACAACTTTACCATTGACGCCTGAATCTTTATCAGTAATACTAA encodes:
- the LOC125276067 gene encoding protocadherin alpha-2-like, with amino-acid sequence MSFFDNAHDTRDWNRKIQCFMGRAFVIRKYFAMDVGGQWSRRPSWWITLSLLLCFGNLGTAQIKYNVPEEVKEGSVVGNIAKDLNLDVSNLAHRRFRIVSGPDDALFQVNQNNGELYVNKRIDREKLCDGNAVCSISLKCVVEDPLEVHYIEVEISDVNDNPPIFPRSEQQFEIAEHTLLGTRFQVQTARDPDLGMNTVRYYKLSQNELFDIDVRERHETKIPFLVLKKALDRERQGKHRLTLTATDGGNPPKSGTLNITVIVLDINDNRPVFSRDSYSATILENAPLGTVVIKINATDLDKGMNGEIEYLLGENLDGKIHDLFTLDKNTGELQVKGNIDFEETGVFKLDVQASDKGQPPLIAEAELSIKVTDVNDNSPEIEITSLSSVISENANPGTAIALISVSDKDSGVNGRVICTLPENMPFELKSSFKENMYSLVTKGRLDREVTSSYEITVTATDLGQPPLSSFKILNIQVSDVNDNSPQFTQNTFELYLYENNVPGASIFSVTAFDKDLNENAAIAYHLNQGDLTSFLNINSETGIIYALKSFDFETTKTFQFHVLATDSGSPSLSSNVTVNVFILDQNDNVPVILYPVSANGSAEGVEEIPRNVNAGHLVTKVRAYDADIGYNGWLLFSLQEVSEHSLFGLDRYTGQIRTLRSFTETDEAQHKLLILVKDNGNVSLSATATVIVKVVEPKEAFAASDVKNAVKDEEENDVTFYLIITLGSVSVLFVISIIVLIVMQCSKSTDYSSKYLQDTNYDGTLCHSIQYRSGDKRYMLVGPRMSIGSTIAPGSNRNTLVIPDRRRRDSGEVRMFL